The Clostridiaceae bacterium HFYG-1003 genome includes a window with the following:
- a CDS encoding MATE family efflux transporter has protein sequence MYQVIWMISLPLILNNLIMTFYNMADAVFVGQLGTTEFAAVSFVNPVMFLFRSIGLGIQIAGTSILSQLIGRDRIQEAKEYAWHVILFTVGMGLILGLTGYLTSPWIISFMGGTGRFGELSLAYLRYIFLGVPPQIIFMGFMAIMNAQGNTKSTTLVNSAAALANVVMDPFFIFSRIPVLGLPGLGLGVAGAALATSLAHVFLMILGFYVMRRTSVTLPIAFRHVSFDPKKLKKIVTVGLPSAAGHSGSAFGFILMNTFIAKYGTSLMAAFSLINRMNDMIMMPAMGIGSGLTSIVGQNMGAGNEERIREGFFKAIRLSMAISVVGSILIFLFRYQLVYFFTPTAEALMVGQSMEYLLYILPTIPLMGLFSIFQGLFQGSGHTNHSMFMAIGRLWLIRIPAILLLDHFTGLGQRGIWIAMNLSNIAVIVYGFWVYRSNRWTRQLV, from the coding sequence ATGTATCAGGTAATCTGGATGATCTCCCTGCCGCTGATTCTCAATAATTTAATTATGACATTCTATAACATGGCTGACGCGGTATTTGTCGGGCAGCTCGGCACCACAGAGTTTGCTGCGGTCTCCTTTGTCAATCCGGTCATGTTTCTGTTTCGATCCATCGGCCTGGGTATTCAGATCGCCGGCACTTCAATTCTGTCACAGCTGATTGGAAGGGACCGCATTCAGGAAGCGAAAGAGTATGCCTGGCATGTAATTCTGTTTACCGTGGGCATGGGTCTGATTCTTGGGCTGACCGGCTATCTGACCTCCCCCTGGATTATTTCCTTCATGGGCGGAACCGGCCGCTTTGGTGAACTGTCACTGGCATATCTTCGGTATATTTTTCTGGGTGTACCGCCTCAGATCATCTTCATGGGCTTTATGGCCATCATGAATGCGCAGGGCAATACCAAATCCACCACTCTGGTCAACTCGGCAGCAGCCCTGGCCAATGTCGTAATGGATCCGTTCTTCATTTTCAGCCGGATTCCGGTACTTGGTCTGCCCGGACTGGGCCTGGGTGTGGCAGGAGCCGCCCTGGCTACTTCTCTGGCTCATGTCTTCCTCATGATCCTTGGCTTTTACGTCATGCGCCGAACTTCCGTAACCCTTCCGATTGCCTTTCGCCATGTTTCCTTTGATCCCAAAAAGCTTAAAAAAATAGTAACGGTCGGTCTGCCCAGTGCGGCCGGACATTCCGGATCTGCCTTCGGCTTTATTCTGATGAACACCTTCATCGCCAAGTACGGTACCTCCCTGATGGCCGCTTTCAGCCTGATCAACCGGATGAATGACATGATCATGATGCCGGCCATGGGCATCGGCTCCGGACTGACATCCATCGTCGGTCAGAATATGGGCGCCGGCAATGAAGAACGCATTCGCGAAGGCTTCTTCAAAGCCATTCGTCTGTCCATGGCCATCAGTGTCGTCGGATCGATCCTCATCTTCCTGTTCCGCTATCAGCTCGTCTACTTTTTCACGCCCACTGCTGAGGCGCTGATGGTAGGCCAAAGCATGGAATACTTGCTGTACATTCTTCCCACCATCCCGCTGATGGGACTGTTCTCGATTTTCCAGGGACTGTTCCAGGGCTCTGGGCATACCAACCATTCCATGTTCATGGCCATTGGCCGGCTCTGGCTCATTCGCATACCTGCCATCCTGCTGCTGGATCATTTTACAGGGCTTGGCCAGCGCGGCATCTGGATCGCTATGAATCTGTCGAACATCGCAGTCATTGTCTATGGCTTCTGGGTCTACCGGAGCAATCGCTGGACCCGGCAGCTGGTGTAA
- a CDS encoding putative heavy metal-binding protein, translating into MIVSTTPSIEGKKIVEYKQIVFGEVIVGVNFVKDFAAGLTNIFGGRSSSYEQELIDARVNALREMEERARDLGANAVVGVDIDYEVLGANNGMLMVTASGTAVLIE; encoded by the coding sequence ATGATCGTCAGTACGACTCCTTCCATTGAAGGCAAGAAAATCGTCGAGTACAAGCAGATTGTATTTGGTGAAGTGATCGTCGGGGTAAATTTTGTTAAAGACTTTGCCGCGGGTCTGACTAATATTTTCGGAGGACGCTCCAGTTCCTATGAACAGGAACTGATTGATGCCCGCGTGAATGCGCTTCGCGAAATGGAAGAGCGGGCCAGGGATCTGGGAGCTAATGCGGTCGTCGGAGTAGACATTGATTATGAGGTTCTGGGAGCAAACAACGGCATGCTTATGGTTACGGCTTCGGGCACTGCAGTGCTCATCGAATAG
- the purB gene encoding adenylosuccinate lyase, which yields MEKRTQYNSPLTKRYSGDAMSYLFSEEYKFKTWRRLWLALAEAESELGLPITGEQLENLRAHLDDINYEAAEAREKEVRHDVMSHVHAFGLQAEKARGIIHLGATSCYVGDNTDLIVMREAMLLIRRKLVAVIRNLKRFALETKDLPTLGFTHYQPAQLTTVGKRASLWLQDLVMDFEEVEHALSIMKFRGVKGTTGTQASFMALFDGDEEKVRLLDQKVSEKFGFKPFAVTGQTYPRKLDSILLNTLSVVAQSAYKFSNDLRLLQNLKEMEEPFEKNQIGSSAMAYKRNPMRSERMGSLARYIIINSLNPAITASTQWFERTLDDSANKRVSVPEAFLALDGVLSLYQNITEGMVVYEKQIQRRIMSELPFMATENILMAAVKQGGDRQELHERIREHSMAAARVVKEEGKDNDLLTRLLNDPAFGLDQAGLDQIMDPSQFIGRAPSQVVEMIRQEVHPILAQFEETDEATDIRV from the coding sequence ATGGAAAAACGAACTCAGTACAACAGTCCCCTGACGAAGAGATATTCCGGAGATGCGATGAGCTATCTGTTCAGCGAGGAATATAAATTTAAAACATGGCGCAGACTCTGGCTGGCACTGGCTGAAGCAGAATCCGAGCTGGGGCTGCCGATCACTGGGGAACAGCTGGAAAATTTGCGCGCCCATCTGGACGATATTAATTACGAAGCGGCCGAAGCACGTGAAAAGGAAGTGCGCCATGATGTCATGAGCCATGTTCACGCATTCGGGCTGCAGGCAGAGAAAGCACGGGGCATCATCCATCTGGGGGCAACCAGCTGCTACGTTGGAGACAACACGGATCTGATCGTCATGCGTGAAGCCATGCTGCTGATCCGGCGCAAGCTCGTGGCTGTCATTCGCAACCTGAAGCGCTTTGCTTTGGAAACGAAGGATCTGCCGACTCTGGGCTTTACCCATTACCAGCCGGCCCAACTGACAACCGTGGGAAAACGGGCTTCTCTCTGGCTTCAGGATCTGGTCATGGATTTTGAAGAGGTTGAGCATGCCCTGTCCATCATGAAATTCCGCGGCGTGAAAGGCACAACGGGAACTCAGGCCAGTTTCATGGCGCTGTTTGACGGAGACGAGGAAAAAGTCCGCCTGCTGGATCAGAAGGTTTCCGAAAAATTCGGTTTCAAGCCCTTTGCCGTGACCGGACAGACCTACCCCCGGAAACTGGATTCCATCCTGCTCAATACACTCTCAGTCGTCGCGCAGAGCGCCTATAAGTTCAGCAATGACCTGAGGCTGCTGCAGAATCTGAAAGAAATGGAAGAACCCTTTGAAAAGAATCAGATCGGATCATCCGCTATGGCCTACAAACGCAATCCAATGCGGTCAGAACGCATGGGGTCGCTTGCCCGCTATATCATCATTAATTCCCTGAATCCAGCGATCACGGCCTCCACCCAGTGGTTTGAGCGGACCCTGGATGATTCGGCCAATAAGCGGGTATCCGTTCCGGAAGCTTTCCTGGCGCTGGATGGCGTATTAAGCCTGTATCAGAACATCACAGAGGGTATGGTGGTCTACGAGAAGCAGATTCAGCGGCGCATCATGTCTGAGCTTCCCTTCATGGCCACAGAGAATATCCTGATGGCAGCCGTCAAGCAGGGCGGAGACCGGCAGGAACTTCATGAACGGATTCGGGAGCATTCTATGGCAGCCGCCCGCGTCGTCAAGGAAGAAGGCAAGGACAACGATCTGCTGACTCGCCTGCTGAACGATCCCGCTTTCGGGCTCGATCAGGCCGGTCTGGATCAGATCATGGATCCCAGCCAGTTCATCGGCCGCGCTCCGTCTCAGGTGGTCGAAATGATCCGGCAGGAAGTCCATCCGATTCTGGCACAATTTGAAGAAACCGACGAAGCGACCGACATCAGAGTATAG
- a CDS encoding extracellular solute-binding protein: MKHIKITALLLTGMLLVSCQATAPSTTAGSSAAGTTTPAKAEGEIILATTTSTRDSGLLDYLLPEFKKAKGIEVKVVALGTGAAIDAAKAGNADVLMVHDKTKEEQFVKDGYGIKRYDLMYNDFLLVGAAEVKASVGTEKNIVNLLKVISEKKLPFISRGDESGTHSFEKKTWKAAGVTLPEGSSDWYFSIGQGMAETLNMAAEKKGLTITDRSTFLATKDTTKLEEVSEPSKELVNQYGIIELNKDKVTVKNPEGAKVFIEWILSDEATALIKEYGKTQYGQQLFFPGTFK; this comes from the coding sequence ATGAAACACATCAAGATCACGGCTCTGCTGCTCACCGGAATGCTTCTGGTTTCCTGCCAGGCTACTGCCCCGTCGACTACCGCTGGCTCATCCGCTGCCGGAACCACAACACCAGCCAAAGCGGAAGGGGAAATCATTCTGGCAACAACGACTTCCACCCGCGATTCCGGTCTTCTGGATTATTTGCTGCCCGAATTCAAAAAGGCCAAGGGCATCGAAGTCAAAGTCGTGGCTCTGGGTACCGGAGCGGCCATTGATGCTGCCAAGGCAGGCAATGCCGATGTCCTGATGGTTCATGATAAAACCAAGGAAGAACAGTTTGTCAAAGACGGCTACGGCATTAAGCGCTACGATCTGATGTACAATGACTTCCTACTGGTAGGAGCGGCTGAGGTCAAGGCGTCCGTTGGAACGGAAAAGAATATCGTCAATCTGCTGAAAGTCATTTCTGAGAAAAAACTTCCGTTTATCTCCCGCGGCGATGAATCCGGCACTCACAGCTTTGAAAAGAAAACCTGGAAGGCCGCCGGTGTGACTCTGCCGGAAGGAAGCTCCGACTGGTACTTCTCGATTGGCCAGGGCATGGCTGAAACTTTGAACATGGCAGCCGAAAAGAAGGGGCTGACCATTACCGACCGCTCCACCTTCCTGGCGACCAAGGACACCACCAAGCTGGAGGAGGTTTCTGAGCCATCCAAGGAGCTGGTTAATCAGTACGGCATCATTGAGCTTAATAAGGACAAAGTCACCGTGAAAAATCCGGAAGGCGCCAAAGTCTTCATCGAGTGGATCCTGTCGGACGAGGCCACGGCGCTGATCAAGGAATACGGCAAGACCCAGTATGGACAGCAGTTATTCTTCCCGGGAACCTTCAAATAA
- a CDS encoding ATP-binding cassette domain-containing protein, whose product MEITIDDLQKSYGQRRILDVPHHVFEGGAIHQICGANGAGKSTLFEILCLLDEEYSGRVTVGRTDLRAIPADGRTVTCVFQQPVMLHRSVWDNLAYPLRLKGTTEAAIRQDLAFYLDYLPLDPLLQQKATNCSLGEAQKISLIRGLAMKTPVLLLDEPFSAMDAASRERSLALILEHQKQYGTTILMISHRELEHPMMKLHYLEGGKLRT is encoded by the coding sequence ATGGAAATAACGATCGATGATCTGCAAAAAAGCTACGGCCAGCGCCGGATTCTGGACGTTCCGCATCATGTTTTTGAAGGAGGAGCGATTCATCAGATCTGCGGCGCCAACGGCGCCGGAAAGAGCACGCTGTTTGAGATTCTCTGTCTCCTGGATGAGGAGTACTCCGGCCGGGTCACAGTGGGCCGCACCGATCTTCGCGCCATCCCGGCCGATGGCCGCACGGTGACATGCGTCTTTCAGCAGCCCGTCATGCTGCATCGCTCAGTCTGGGACAATCTGGCCTATCCGCTGCGCCTGAAGGGGACGACTGAAGCAGCCATCCGGCAGGACCTGGCATTTTATCTGGATTACCTGCCCCTGGATCCTCTGCTCCAGCAAAAAGCTACCAACTGCAGTCTGGGCGAAGCACAGAAAATATCCCTGATCCGGGGTCTGGCCATGAAAACACCGGTTCTCCTGCTGGACGAACCGTTCTCAGCCATGGATGCCGCCTCGCGCGAGCGATCCCTGGCCCTTATTCTGGAACATCAGAAACAATACGGCACAACGATTCTGATGATTTCGCACCGTGAACTGGAGCATCCGATGATGAAACTGCACTACCTGGAAGGAGGCAAGCTGCGAACATGA
- a CDS encoding ABC transporter permease, producing MTSIWDGIQEAFELILHWNPEIAGIAGLSLAVSGAATLLAAALMIPLTLLIYLRGGWLREWTTRLSYILMGVPSVIVGLLVVLVISGNGPLGALGLMYTPQAMVIAQFFLILPVVCALTMTIIRREGRSILRLAKTSGANNGQIIRLLIRELTPEMTATVMTAFSRAIAEVGTVMIVGGNIRHSTRVMTTAISMYTSMGHQSLSIALGIILFVMTLAINLVVLLIQGESQWK from the coding sequence ATGACATCAATCTGGGACGGAATTCAAGAGGCATTTGAACTGATTCTCCACTGGAATCCTGAAATAGCCGGCATTGCCGGTCTCTCTTTGGCGGTTTCCGGAGCGGCGACCCTTCTGGCTGCCGCTTTGATGATCCCCCTTACATTGTTAATTTATTTACGGGGCGGGTGGCTGCGGGAATGGACCACCCGCCTGTCCTATATCCTGATGGGAGTGCCCTCGGTCATTGTCGGACTGCTGGTGGTGCTGGTCATATCCGGCAACGGACCGCTGGGAGCTCTGGGGCTGATGTATACGCCCCAGGCCATGGTGATTGCCCAGTTCTTTCTGATTCTGCCGGTGGTCTGCGCACTGACCATGACCATTATCCGGCGGGAGGGACGCTCGATCCTGCGGCTGGCGAAAACCAGCGGAGCGAACAATGGGCAGATCATCCGTCTGCTGATCCGGGAACTGACCCCGGAAATGACCGCTACGGTCATGACCGCTTTTTCCCGGGCCATTGCCGAAGTGGGAACCGTCATGATCGTCGGAGGCAACATCCGGCACAGTACCCGGGTGATGACCACTGCCATTTCCATGTATACGTCCATGGGCCATCAGAGCCTGTCCATCGCGCTGGGCATCATTCTGTTCGTCATGACGCTGGCCATCAATCTGGTGGTTCTGCTGATTCAGGGAGAAAGCCAATGGAAATAA
- a CDS encoding glycosyltransferase family 4 protein has protein sequence MRILHIITQKPFATGSGVYLTGIMTALGQRHDQYLICGLNQGDTVQLPQMDHPALVDPVLFESQSLPFPVPGMSDVMPYRSTLYSKLSEEDADSLVREFFRKIDKALAEFAPDAVILEHLYLLTARTAAWIRRQPTGADLPLIGICHGSELRQFENTASWHPEIQAGVQLLDRVISTHAEQAEVITDLLGVLPERIRILGSGYNDSIFNRIGRLPDLPESPLRIVYTGKLSRAKGVPELLAACAIVHSNHPLTLTLIGSGADPLETAQIEASAASQTYPVTLTGQLRQEEIARIYRTSHLFVLPSYYEGMPLVVPEALACGLAVAVTHLPGYAQWLEPFSDRVSLIDRPAMKRLDEPTESGREQFVQSIAHSIVDLAEGLSSAGESDLASLSWRGLAQRMEGVLEELINGQ, from the coding sequence ATGCGTATTTTGCATATTATTACACAAAAACCATTTGCTACCGGTTCCGGGGTATATCTGACTGGAATTATGACTGCACTGGGGCAAAGACATGACCAGTACCTGATTTGCGGACTGAATCAGGGGGATACGGTCCAACTGCCGCAGATGGATCATCCAGCCCTAGTGGATCCGGTCCTCTTTGAGTCACAGTCATTGCCGTTCCCAGTACCAGGAATGAGTGATGTCATGCCTTATCGCAGTACGCTCTATTCCAAGCTGAGTGAGGAAGATGCAGATTCTCTGGTGCGGGAATTTTTTCGGAAGATCGACAAAGCCTTGGCAGAGTTTGCTCCGGATGCGGTGATCCTGGAACATCTGTATTTGCTAACGGCCCGCACAGCGGCCTGGATCCGGCGGCAGCCCACAGGTGCCGATCTTCCTCTGATCGGGATCTGTCACGGGTCTGAGCTGCGTCAATTTGAAAACACGGCTTCCTGGCATCCGGAGATCCAGGCGGGGGTCCAATTGCTGGATCGGGTGATATCCACTCACGCGGAGCAAGCTGAGGTGATCACGGATTTACTGGGCGTTTTACCTGAGCGAATCCGAATTCTGGGATCGGGCTACAATGATTCAATCTTCAACCGGATCGGCCGCTTGCCTGATCTGCCTGAGTCCCCGCTTCGGATTGTTTATACCGGAAAACTGTCCCGGGCCAAGGGGGTTCCGGAGCTTTTGGCAGCCTGTGCCATCGTTCATTCGAACCATCCGCTGACACTCACCCTGATCGGTTCGGGGGCAGATCCGTTAGAGACTGCGCAGATTGAAGCGAGTGCCGCGTCTCAGACTTATCCGGTGACTCTGACAGGGCAGCTCCGGCAGGAGGAAATAGCCCGAATTTACCGGACCAGTCACCTCTTTGTGCTTCCCTCCTATTATGAGGGGATGCCACTGGTCGTTCCCGAAGCGCTGGCCTGCGGACTGGCGGTGGCCGTGACCCATTTGCCGGGCTACGCCCAATGGCTCGAGCCATTTTCAGATCGGGTGAGCCTGATCGACCGGCCAGCGATGAAGCGTCTGGATGAACCCACCGAGTCAGGCAGAGAACAGTTCGTTCAGTCCATTGCCCACTCGATTGTGGATTTGGCAGAAGGACTCTCGTCCGCTGGCGAATCTGACCTGGCAAGTTTGTCCTGGAGGGGGCTGGCTCAGCGAATGGAAGGGGTTCTGGAGGAATTGATAAATGGTCAATAA
- a CDS encoding pyridoxal phosphate-dependent aminotransferase encodes MKYAERVSQITPSVTLQITAKAGQLKQEGKDVIGFGAGEPDFNTPDHIIQAAIKAMYEGKTKYTPTPGINELKQAIVKKFRDDNGLVYEPAQILVSTGAKQSLANAMLALVDDGDEVLMAVPYWVSYPELVKLAGGVPVYLNGSPDNQYKMTPELIEQHITPRSKILIINSPNNPSGTIYSREELAAIAQVCKAHNLIIISDEIYEKLIYGGIRHESIAAVSQDAFDRTIVVNGVSKAYAMTGWRIGYLAGPTGLVKQMSSIQSHMTSNPCSIAQYASLEAIAGDQSFVAEMKEEFEARRDLLVSLIEEIPEVTCIKPEGAFYVMMDVHQLFGRTYKGTLISNAMDFSDQLLSDQLVAVVPGEGFGIEGFIRLSYATSKENIRKGMTRVRDFIAAMHKE; translated from the coding sequence ATGAAATATGCAGAACGGGTATCCCAGATTACCCCATCCGTCACATTGCAGATCACGGCGAAAGCCGGCCAGTTGAAACAGGAAGGCAAGGACGTTATCGGTTTTGGCGCGGGAGAACCGGATTTCAATACACCGGACCACATCATCCAGGCTGCCATTAAGGCCATGTATGAAGGCAAGACGAAATACACTCCGACTCCGGGCATCAATGAGCTTAAGCAAGCCATCGTCAAGAAATTCCGTGATGACAACGGGCTGGTCTATGAGCCCGCTCAGATCCTGGTATCAACCGGAGCTAAGCAGAGTCTGGCCAATGCCATGCTGGCGCTGGTGGATGATGGCGATGAAGTTCTTATGGCCGTGCCATACTGGGTCAGCTACCCGGAACTGGTCAAGCTGGCAGGCGGTGTTCCGGTCTACTTGAACGGATCTCCGGACAATCAGTATAAAATGACACCGGAGCTGATCGAACAGCACATCACGCCGCGGTCAAAGATTCTGATCATCAACAGTCCGAACAATCCGTCCGGTACCATCTACAGCCGGGAAGAACTTGCGGCCATCGCACAAGTATGCAAAGCACATAACCTGATCATCATCAGCGATGAAATCTATGAGAAGCTCATCTATGGCGGAATCAGGCATGAATCCATCGCTGCCGTGTCACAGGACGCTTTTGACCGCACCATCGTCGTCAACGGGGTCAGCAAGGCGTATGCCATGACTGGCTGGCGCATTGGCTATCTGGCCGGACCGACCGGCCTGGTCAAGCAGATGTCCTCCATTCAGAGCCACATGACCTCCAATCCCTGCTCCATTGCACAGTACGCTTCACTGGAAGCCATTGCCGGAGATCAGAGCTTTGTTGCTGAGATGAAGGAAGAGTTCGAAGCCCGGCGGGATCTCCTGGTCAGCCTCATCGAAGAAATTCCGGAAGTAACCTGCATTAAGCCGGAGGGCGCGTTCTATGTCATGATGGATGTCCATCAACTGTTCGGACGCACGTATAAGGGAACACTCATCAGCAATGCCATGGATTTCTCGGATCAGCTGCTGTCAGATCAACTGGTTGCCGTTGTCCCCGGCGAAGGCTTCGGGATCGAAGGGTTTATTCGCTTATCCTATGCAACGTCCAAAGAAAATATCAGGAAGGGAATGACCAGAGTCCGGGATTTCATTGCAGCAATGCACAAGGAGTAA
- the fdhD gene encoding formate dehydrogenase accessory sulfurtransferase FdhD yields the protein MTIMRTTNTMTIMTIMNTLSTMSTMNTMSTTNTAIILAGGRSLRMGFDKQLLKLNDQFLLEKNLSILLELFPQVIVVSNEPAELEAVPLIERTTIVSDRYRDAGPLAGIHAGLEASESAYALVLACDMPVIDPDYIRRMKAIMAQASGADGLINRNRVTGEPEPFCAFYGRHLLPELEQSIQSSRRSLRRFIDSHQFLDLEYPSRPGEKDIFFNINDKRELRQYHEQSEPLALQLSQLSEAIAPPIQSVPIIRCKGSARAELEDEVITEAELTVSLNGEYLQTMYATPCCLEELVTGNLYAQGLIQSASQIAQITIRRADNLGIHLHLDVDLRDTVPRDRANHLIITTSGSARPDLPFAGSLTRPDVELVLNLEHITRISAAFQDTSALFARTGGSHACALIQNDAMVAFQEDIGRHNALDKLIGQALRDGRDLSSCLILLSGRMASEMTMKVLKTPVSALLSRAAPTDRSIRLAKEHNLTMMGFIRGDRLNVYHLNGGHRLESGSGTISPGNPST from the coding sequence ATGACCATCATGAGGACGACGAACACCATGACCATCATGACCATCATGAACACCTTGAGCACCATGAGCACCATGAACACCATGAGCACAACTAATACTGCCATTATTCTGGCCGGGGGCAGAAGTTTGCGAATGGGCTTCGACAAGCAGCTGCTGAAACTGAACGATCAGTTCCTGCTGGAAAAGAATCTGTCGATTTTACTGGAGCTGTTCCCTCAGGTCATTGTTGTCTCCAATGAACCGGCTGAACTGGAGGCCGTCCCGCTGATTGAGCGGACGACCATCGTATCGGATCGGTACCGGGATGCCGGTCCGCTGGCAGGCATACATGCCGGCCTGGAAGCGTCGGAATCAGCGTATGCCCTGGTACTGGCCTGTGACATGCCGGTCATTGATCCGGACTATATCCGGCGCATGAAAGCTATTATGGCACAGGCCAGCGGTGCCGACGGGCTGATCAACCGCAACCGGGTGACGGGTGAACCGGAGCCTTTCTGCGCCTTTTACGGACGCCACCTGCTGCCGGAACTGGAACAGTCCATCCAAAGCTCCCGGCGCTCACTGCGCCGTTTCATCGACAGTCATCAATTCCTTGATCTGGAGTATCCTTCCAGACCGGGGGAGAAGGACATCTTTTTTAACATCAACGACAAACGGGAGCTGCGGCAATATCATGAACAGAGCGAGCCGCTGGCATTGCAGCTGAGTCAGCTCTCCGAAGCCATCGCTCCGCCGATTCAGTCGGTCCCGATCATACGCTGCAAAGGGTCGGCCCGGGCCGAACTGGAGGATGAAGTCATCACGGAGGCGGAACTGACGGTCTCCCTGAATGGAGAGTACCTTCAGACCATGTATGCGACGCCTTGCTGCCTGGAGGAGCTGGTCACGGGTAATCTGTATGCCCAGGGTCTGATTCAGTCAGCTTCGCAAATTGCTCAGATCACCATCCGGCGGGCGGATAACCTTGGGATTCATCTTCATCTTGACGTTGATCTCCGGGACACAGTTCCGCGGGACAGGGCAAACCACCTGATCATTACCACATCCGGCTCTGCCCGGCCTGATCTGCCATTTGCCGGAAGTCTGACCCGCCCTGATGTCGAGTTGGTACTGAATCTGGAACACATTACCCGGATCTCCGCGGCGTTTCAGGATACTTCGGCCTTGTTTGCTCGAACCGGCGGCAGCCATGCCTGCGCCTTGATCCAGAACGATGCGATGGTAGCTTTTCAGGAGGACATCGGCCGACACAATGCATTGGACAAGCTGATCGGTCAGGCTCTGCGGGACGGTCGCGACCTGTCGTCCTGCCTGATTCTTCTGTCTGGCCGGATGGCTTCCGAAATGACCATGAAAGTCCTGAAAACCCCAGTGAGTGCACTGCTTTCCCGGGCGGCTCCCACCGATCGCTCCATTCGTCTGGCAAAGGAGCATAATCTGACCATGATGGGATTTATCCGCGGGGATCGGCTCAATGTCTATCACCTGAACGGAGGACACCGGCTGGAATCGGGATCGGGAACGATCTCACCAGGAAACCCTTCGACATAG
- a CDS encoding PTS glucose transporter subunit IIA, translating into MARKVDLYMPVRGELIPLNEVNNYLADETVDGLGVAILPEEDIFYSPVSGEVVLVGENFNTVGISITPELTILIHCAINADKLGGRGFSSYVRVGDHVTLGDKLIYMDRDYVSNHADITTPIIISNRTGVSHVNIDFSVTDSFQKFMEIHLK; encoded by the coding sequence ATGGCGAGAAAAGTGGATCTCTATATGCCTGTACGGGGCGAGTTAATCCCACTGAATGAAGTCAACAATTACCTGGCGGACGAAACCGTCGACGGACTGGGTGTCGCCATCCTGCCGGAAGAGGATATTTTTTACTCTCCTGTTTCAGGAGAGGTCGTCCTGGTCGGGGAGAACTTCAACACCGTAGGGATCTCGATCACACCGGAACTTACCATCCTGATTCACTGTGCCATCAACGCCGACAAACTCGGGGGGCGCGGTTTCTCCTCCTATGTTCGGGTTGGCGATCATGTGACCCTGGGCGATAAGCTGATCTATATGGATCGCGACTACGTTTCCAACCATGCTGATATCACGACACCCATCATCATTTCCAATCGGACCGGAGTCAGTCATGTGAATATCGATTTTTCAGTGACGGATTCATTCCAGAAATTTATGGAAATACACTTGAAGTAA
- a CDS encoding HPr family phosphocarrier protein, protein MITKEVTVKNPTGLHARPATLLVKRASTYKSDVSIEFNGKKANVKSLIGVLSLGVVKGSIIKVVTSGEDEEKAAEELASLIENLEE, encoded by the coding sequence GTGATTACAAAAGAAGTAACAGTCAAAAACCCCACTGGATTACATGCTAGACCAGCGACATTGCTGGTGAAAAGGGCATCTACCTATAAATCAGATGTAAGCATTGAATTCAATGGCAAAAAAGCAAACGTGAAAAGCCTGATTGGCGTTTTATCACTTGGTGTGGTAAAAGGATCCATCATCAAGGTTGTAACCAGCGGTGAAGATGAGGAAAAAGCAGCTGAAGAGCTGGCCTCGCTCATCGAAAATCTGGAAGAATAG